One window of Pseudomonas sp. FP198 genomic DNA carries:
- a CDS encoding alginate O-acetyltransferase has product MTRSLRIFYVALFMLILTALGIWSMRSFLGFSTNPDATVLNGRWAKAVETHYDEEFPIKRLGTNIWAALDYKLFNEGRKGVVLGRDQWLFSDEEFNPIVNEDQNLQGNYALIEGVRQKLKEQGITLVMAIVPAKARLYPEHLGEVKPSSIHANLYQDFHARVAADKILAPDLLAPLQQAKQSGQQVFLRTDTHWTPEGAQIAAEHLAKAIAERTPLNGEPQRFVTEPAEKIIHKGDLRQFLPLDPLFENLMPAQEPLVKRNTREADDQPASEDALFADAQVPVALIGTSYSANPNWNFVGALKQALHSDVVNYAEDGHGPILPMLSYLKSDAFKNSPPQVLIWEFPERYLPVNNEIGDADPQWVAELKQAGARQQNVAANTQSETPDRAQN; this is encoded by the coding sequence ATGACCCGCTCATTACGCATCTTCTACGTTGCACTGTTCATGCTGATACTGACAGCGCTAGGTATCTGGTCGATGCGCAGCTTCCTCGGCTTCAGCACCAACCCCGATGCGACCGTGCTCAACGGTCGCTGGGCCAAGGCCGTGGAAACGCATTACGACGAAGAATTCCCGATCAAACGCCTGGGCACCAACATCTGGGCGGCGCTGGACTACAAGCTGTTCAACGAGGGCCGCAAAGGCGTGGTCCTGGGCCGCGATCAGTGGCTGTTCAGCGACGAGGAATTCAATCCGATCGTCAACGAAGACCAGAACCTGCAAGGCAACTACGCCCTGATCGAAGGCGTGCGCCAGAAGCTCAAGGAGCAAGGCATTACCCTGGTCATGGCCATCGTGCCGGCCAAGGCGCGGCTGTATCCGGAGCACCTGGGTGAAGTGAAGCCGTCGAGCATTCACGCCAACCTGTACCAGGATTTCCACGCCCGTGTCGCGGCGGACAAGATCCTTGCCCCTGACTTGCTCGCCCCGCTGCAACAGGCCAAGCAAAGCGGTCAGCAAGTGTTCCTGCGCACCGACACCCACTGGACTCCGGAAGGCGCGCAAATCGCTGCGGAACATCTGGCCAAAGCGATTGCCGAACGCACACCACTGAATGGTGAGCCACAGCGTTTCGTCACAGAGCCTGCGGAAAAAATCATCCACAAGGGCGACCTGCGTCAGTTCCTGCCGCTGGACCCGCTGTTCGAAAACCTGATGCCAGCCCAGGAACCGCTGGTCAAGCGCAACACCCGCGAAGCCGACGACCAGCCGGCCAGCGAAGACGCGTTGTTCGCCGATGCCCAGGTGCCCGTGGCCCTGATCGGTACCAGCTACAGCGCCAACCCGAACTGGAACTTCGTCGGTGCACTCAAGCAAGCCCTGCACAGCGACGTCGTCAACTACGCCGAAGACGGCCATGGCCCGATTCTGCCGATGCTCAGCTACCTCAAGAGCGACGCCTTCAAGAACAGCCCGCCACAAGTGCTGATCTGGGAGTTTCCTGAACGTTATCTGCCCGTGAACAACGAGATCGGCGACGCCGATCCGCAATGGGTCGCCGAGCTCAAACAAGCCGGCGCCCGCCAACAGAACGTAGCTGCAAACACACAATCCGAGACGCCCGACCGGGCGCAAAACTGA
- a CDS encoding alginate O-acetyltransferase AlgF: MTFNTTPRRLAARSFKAVALVASMSALSFSAFAGDSALYGPVAPKGSSFVRIYNASNAEVSATVGSTNISDVAPLASSDFSFMPGGDYSAKVGSQTVPVKLASDHYYTLVNNASGQPQLIEEPPFKNKQKSLVRVQNLSDKPLTLKTADGKTEVVPNVAAKGRGEREINPVKVSLALYEGDKKVGDVKPVALERGEAAVLYVTGSGSSLSPVWVKRPVSTR, translated from the coding sequence ATGACTTTCAACACTACTCCTCGCCGTCTCGCTGCTCGCTCCTTCAAGGCCGTTGCCCTGGTCGCCAGCATGAGTGCCCTGTCCTTCTCAGCCTTCGCCGGTGACTCGGCCCTGTACGGCCCGGTCGCGCCAAAAGGTTCGAGCTTCGTGCGGATCTATAACGCCAGCAACGCCGAAGTCAGCGCCACCGTCGGCAGCACCAATATCAGCGACGTGGCCCCACTGGCCAGCAGCGACTTCAGCTTCATGCCTGGCGGCGACTACAGCGCCAAGGTGGGCAGCCAGACCGTACCGGTTAAACTGGCCTCCGATCACTATTACACCCTGGTCAACAACGCCAGCGGCCAGCCACAACTGATCGAAGAACCACCGTTCAAGAACAAGCAGAAATCCCTGGTCCGCGTGCAGAACCTCAGCGACAAGCCGCTGACCCTCAAGACCGCTGATGGCAAGACCGAAGTGGTTCCGAACGTAGCGGCCAAGGGCCGTGGCGAACGTGAAATCAACCCGGTGAAAGTGAGCCTGGCCCTGTACGAAGGCGACAAGAAAGTCGGCGACGTCAAGCCTGTTGCCCTGGAGCGTGGCGAAGCGGCCGTGCTGTACGTAACCGGCTCCGGCAGCAGCCTGTCGCCAGTCTGGGTGAAACGCCCGGTGTCGACCCGCTGA
- a CDS encoding mannose-1-phosphate guanylyltransferase/mannose-6-phosphate isomerase, whose protein sequence is MIPVILSGGSGSRLWPLSRKQFPKQFLALTGEHTLFQQTLERLVFEGMDTPIVVCNKDHRFIVNEQLSARNLEAQRILMEPFGRNTAPAVALTAMMLVNEGRDELMLVLPADHVVEDQKALQRALALATVAAERGEMVLFGVPATKPETGYGYIKSTNDALLPEGVSRVSHFVEKPDVKRATEFVNAGGYFWNSGMFLFRASRFLEELKKHDPDIYDTCLLTLERSEQTADTITFDEATFACCPDNSIDYAVMEKTQRACVVPLSAGWSDVGCWASLWEVNPKDTNGNVTKGDVVVQDSRNCMIHGNGKLVSVIGLDNIVVVETKDAMMIAHKDKVQGVKQMVNTLNAQGRTETQNHCEVYRPWGSYDSVDMGGRFQVKHISVKPGACLSLQMHHHRAEHWIVVSGTAEVTCDENVFLLTENQSTYIPIASVHRLRNPGKIPLEIIEVQSGSYLGEDDIERFEDIYGRSTPIERGVSVKTIAQ, encoded by the coding sequence ATGATTCCGGTGATCTTGTCAGGTGGTAGCGGCTCACGTCTTTGGCCGCTTTCGCGCAAGCAATTCCCTAAACAGTTCCTGGCCCTGACCGGCGAACACACCCTGTTCCAGCAGACCCTCGAGCGCCTGGTGTTCGAAGGCATGGACACGCCGATCGTGGTCTGCAACAAGGACCACCGCTTCATCGTCAACGAGCAGCTGTCGGCCCGCAACCTGGAAGCCCAGCGCATCCTGATGGAACCGTTCGGTCGCAACACCGCACCGGCCGTGGCCCTGACTGCGATGATGCTGGTCAATGAAGGCCGCGACGAACTGATGCTGGTGCTGCCGGCCGACCACGTCGTCGAAGACCAGAAGGCCCTGCAACGCGCCCTGGCGCTGGCCACCGTGGCCGCCGAGCGTGGCGAAATGGTGCTGTTCGGCGTACCGGCGACCAAGCCGGAAACCGGTTATGGCTACATCAAGTCGACCAACGATGCCCTGCTGCCTGAAGGCGTCAGCCGCGTTTCGCACTTCGTCGAAAAACCCGACGTCAAGCGCGCCACCGAATTCGTCAATGCCGGCGGCTATTTCTGGAACAGCGGCATGTTCCTGTTCCGTGCCAGCCGTTTCCTCGAAGAGCTGAAAAAGCACGATCCGGACATCTACGACACCTGCCTGCTGACCCTGGAGCGCAGCGAGCAGACCGCCGACACCATCACTTTTGACGAAGCCACTTTCGCCTGCTGCCCGGACAACTCCATCGACTACGCCGTGATGGAAAAAACCCAACGCGCCTGCGTGGTGCCGCTGTCGGCCGGCTGGAGCGATGTCGGTTGCTGGGCGTCGCTGTGGGAAGTCAACCCGAAAGACACCAACGGCAACGTCACCAAGGGCGACGTCGTGGTCCAGGACAGCCGCAACTGCATGATCCACGGCAACGGCAAGCTGGTGTCGGTGATCGGCCTGGACAACATCGTCGTGGTCGAAACCAAGGACGCCATGATGATCGCCCACAAGGACAAGGTCCAAGGCGTGAAGCAGATGGTCAACACCCTGAATGCCCAGGGCCGCACCGAAACCCAGAACCACTGCGAAGTCTATCGTCCATGGGGTTCCTACGACTCGGTGGACATGGGCGGTCGTTTCCAGGTCAAGCACATCTCGGTCAAGCCGGGCGCGTGCCTGTCGCTGCAGATGCACCACCACCGCGCCGAACACTGGATCGTGGTCAGCGGCACCGCCGAAGTGACCTGCGACGAGAACGTGTTCCTGCTCACCGAAAACCAGTCGACCTACATCCCGATCGCGTCGGTCCACCGCCTGCGCAACCCGGGCAAGATCCCGCTGGAAATCATCGAAGTGCAGTCCGGTAGCTATCTGGGCGAAGACGACATCGAGCGCTTCGAAGACATCTACGGTCGCTCCACCCCGATCGAGCGCGGCGTGTCGGTGAAGACCATCGCGCAATAA
- a CDS encoding multidrug transporter has translation MFIGVLLVITWLILLLRYPAKALPVSLAAFVGLGLVAAWVLWEENRETRQLARLDLRVTFAPDQCPADRPLLLKMRNGNDVPLTELRWRIAAYAPGDTINLADNQYSSPRYRGPGELQPGVDWQDCLPIPPLRPGYRPQTLEFRAERLQGSFSN, from the coding sequence ATGTTTATCGGCGTCTTGCTGGTCATTACCTGGCTCATCCTGCTGCTGCGCTACCCGGCCAAGGCATTGCCGGTGTCCCTGGCGGCGTTTGTCGGGTTGGGGCTGGTGGCGGCATGGGTACTCTGGGAAGAGAACCGGGAAACCCGGCAACTGGCACGTCTGGACCTGCGCGTCACGTTCGCGCCTGACCAGTGCCCCGCCGATCGCCCACTGCTGCTGAAAATGCGCAATGGCAACGACGTACCCCTGACCGAACTGCGCTGGCGAATCGCAGCCTATGCCCCCGGCGATACCATCAACCTGGCGGACAACCAGTACAGCTCACCGCGCTACCGCGGCCCCGGCGAATTGCAACCCGGCGTGGACTGGCAGGATTGCCTGCCGATACCGCCACTGCGCCCCGGCTACCGCCCGCAAACCCTGGAGTTTCGTGCCGAGCGACTGCAAGGTAGTTTCTCCAACTGA
- a CDS encoding SDR family oxidoreductase encodes MPVALITGCSSGIGRALADAFKAAGYQVWASARKDDDVAQLRAAGFTAVQLDVNDAQALEQLGERINQEHGGLDVLVNNAGYGAMGPLLDGGVPAMQRQFETNVFAIVGVTRALFPVLRRAKGLVVNIGSVSGVLVTPFAGAYCASKAAVHALSDALRMELAPFGIRVMEVQPGAIASSFAKNAGHEAEQLISEQSPWWPLRDGIRARAKASQDNPTPTGEFAAALLKAVQQPKPPRLLRLGNGSRTLPLMAGVLPKGLLEKGLMKRFGLGRSL; translated from the coding sequence ATGCCCGTTGCGTTGATCACCGGTTGTTCCAGCGGCATCGGCCGCGCCCTCGCCGACGCCTTCAAGGCCGCCGGTTACCAGGTCTGGGCCAGCGCCCGCAAGGATGACGACGTGGCGCAGTTGCGCGCCGCCGGGTTCACCGCCGTACAGCTGGATGTCAACGACGCTCAGGCACTTGAACAGTTGGGCGAGCGAATCAACCAGGAACATGGCGGCCTCGATGTGCTGGTCAACAACGCCGGTTATGGCGCCATGGGCCCATTGCTCGATGGCGGCGTGCCGGCCATGCAGCGTCAGTTCGAAACCAACGTGTTCGCCATCGTCGGCGTGACCCGCGCACTCTTTCCCGTGCTGCGCCGGGCGAAGGGGCTGGTGGTGAATATCGGCAGCGTTTCCGGTGTGCTGGTCACGCCATTTGCCGGGGCGTACTGCGCCTCCAAGGCTGCCGTGCATGCCTTGAGTGATGCGCTGCGCATGGAACTGGCGCCGTTCGGGATCCGCGTGATGGAGGTCCAGCCTGGTGCCATTGCCTCCAGCTTCGCGAAAAATGCCGGCCATGAAGCCGAGCAGTTGATCAGCGAACAATCGCCTTGGTGGCCCCTGCGCGACGGTATCCGCGCCCGCGCCAAGGCGTCCCAGGACAACCCGACTCCCACCGGCGAATTCGCCGCCGCGCTGCTCAAAGCCGTGCAACAACCCAAACCACCGCGCCTGCTGCGCCTGGGCAACGGCAGCCGGACCTTGCCGCTGATGGCCGGTGTGTTGCCCAAGGGGTTGCTGGAGAAAGGCTTGATGAAGCGGTTCGGGTTGGGTCGCTCGCTTTAA
- a CDS encoding HlyD family secretion protein — protein MKKFFSLLATLLVLALALWIGRTLWVHYMNTPWTRDGRVRADIINVAADVSGEVIEVPVRDNQLVKKGDLLMRIDPEHYRIAVKQARSLVASRKATWEMRKVNAHRRADLDSLVISRENRDDASNIADSALADYQHAQAQLEAAELNLARTEVRAAVDGYVTNLNVHRGDYARIGEAKMAVVDMNSFWVYGFFEETKLPKVHVGDAAQLQLMSGERLKGHVESISRGIYDRDNPESRELIADVNPTFNWVRLAQRVPVRIHLDEVPDGVLLAAGMTCTVVVELHDKR, from the coding sequence ATGAAGAAATTTTTCAGCCTGCTGGCGACGCTGTTGGTACTGGCGCTTGCGCTGTGGATCGGCCGGACATTGTGGGTGCATTACATGAACACCCCATGGACCCGCGATGGCCGGGTACGGGCCGACATCATCAATGTCGCCGCCGACGTCAGCGGCGAAGTGATCGAGGTGCCGGTGCGCGACAACCAGTTGGTCAAGAAGGGTGACTTGCTGATGCGCATCGACCCCGAGCATTACCGGATTGCGGTCAAGCAGGCGCGTTCGCTGGTGGCGTCACGCAAGGCCACCTGGGAAATGCGCAAGGTCAATGCCCATCGGCGCGCCGACCTGGACAGCCTGGTGATTTCCCGGGAAAACCGTGACGACGCCAGCAATATCGCCGACTCGGCCCTGGCTGATTACCAGCACGCCCAGGCGCAGCTGGAGGCGGCCGAGCTGAACCTGGCTCGCACCGAGGTCCGTGCGGCGGTGGACGGCTACGTCACCAACCTCAATGTGCACCGTGGCGACTATGCGCGCATCGGCGAGGCGAAGATGGCCGTGGTGGACATGAATTCGTTCTGGGTCTATGGCTTCTTCGAAGAGACCAAGTTGCCCAAGGTGCACGTCGGCGATGCCGCGCAGTTGCAGTTGATGAGTGGCGAACGGCTCAAGGGGCACGTGGAAAGTATCTCCCGGGGCATCTACGACCGCGACAACCCGGAGAGCCGTGAACTGATCGCCGACGTGAACCCGACGTTCAACTGGGTGCGCCTGGCCCAGCGGGTGCCGGTACGTATTCATCTGGATGAAGTGCCGGATGGCGTGCTGCTGGCGGCGGGGATGACCTGTACGGTGGTGGTAGAACTCCACGACAAGCGCTGA
- a CDS encoding DUF1656 domain-containing protein, whose product MLREIAFHGVYMPTMTLLFFIAAGLAWALDRFLSGLDLYRFFWHPALLRLSLFTCLFGALALTVYR is encoded by the coding sequence ATGCTCCGTGAGATCGCCTTCCACGGCGTATACATGCCGACCATGACCCTGCTGTTTTTCATCGCCGCCGGCCTCGCCTGGGCGTTGGATCGTTTCCTCTCGGGGCTGGATCTGTACCGTTTTTTCTGGCATCCGGCGCTGTTGCGCCTGAGCCTGTTCACTTGCCTGTTCGGCGCGCTGGCGCTGACGGTCTACCGTTGA
- a CDS encoding FUSC family protein translates to MRLELPQPRTAMITVFIVMQPQSGQVFAKSFYRLLGTLAGSAVMVALIALFAQNTELFLGCLAIWVGICSAGAARYRNFRAYGFVLAGYTAAMIGLPALAHPEGAFMAAMWRVLEIALGILCATAVSAAILPQTASAAMRNALYQRFGVFALFVTDGLRGRSQPEAFEARNVAFIAEAVGLESLRSVTVFEDPHMRRRNGRLSRLNSEFMGVTTRFNALHQLLERLRNGAADAVVDAIKPGLQTLAELLDGFSARALTDADATRLAAALAAYKADLPARVRQLRGQFQETDPSEAQQLDFHTAYELLYRFVEDLHGYAQTHASLADHRHERERWDEPFVSQTNGLAAAAAGFRAAFILVVLGSYWVATAWPSGATMTMIAAATVGLSAATPNPKRMAFQMACGTLFGALIGFVEMFFIFPLIDGFPLLCVMLAPVIMLGAFLSSRAQYAGVGLGLLIFFSTGSVPDNLTVYNPYAFINDYLAMILGMLVCAAAGAIILPPNSRWMWRRLEQDLREQVVFAISGKLKGLASGFESRTRDLLHQAYGLAAGQPRVQWDLLRWMFVVLEVGHAIIELRKEQATLPVHPAYAESQPWRQAIRVMGRALVRLFRQPGQNNLERALVAVDQAISRVQATDEPFAAHFDTSALRRVKSYLHFIRTSLLDRQSPLAAYAASLPQEPEHAP, encoded by the coding sequence ATGCGCCTGGAGTTGCCGCAACCGCGTACGGCGATGATCACCGTGTTCATCGTCATGCAGCCCCAGAGTGGCCAAGTCTTTGCCAAGAGTTTCTATCGCCTGCTCGGCACCCTGGCCGGCTCGGCGGTGATGGTGGCGCTGATCGCCCTGTTTGCCCAGAACACCGAATTATTCCTCGGCTGCCTGGCGATCTGGGTCGGCATCTGTTCGGCCGGCGCGGCGCGTTATCGCAACTTTCGCGCCTACGGTTTTGTGCTGGCCGGGTACACCGCGGCGATGATCGGCCTGCCGGCCCTGGCCCATCCGGAAGGGGCTTTCATGGCGGCGATGTGGCGGGTGTTGGAGATTGCCCTGGGGATTCTCTGCGCCACTGCGGTCAGCGCTGCAATCCTGCCGCAAACCGCGAGCGCGGCCATGCGCAACGCGCTCTACCAGCGCTTTGGCGTGTTCGCCCTGTTCGTCACCGATGGCTTGCGCGGGCGCAGCCAGCCCGAGGCATTCGAGGCACGCAACGTCGCTTTCATCGCCGAGGCGGTGGGCCTGGAAAGCCTGCGCAGCGTGACCGTGTTCGAAGACCCGCACATGCGTCGGCGCAATGGTCGGCTCAGTCGCCTGAACAGCGAATTCATGGGCGTTACCACGCGCTTCAACGCCCTGCATCAGTTGCTTGAACGCTTGCGCAATGGCGCGGCGGATGCGGTGGTGGACGCGATCAAACCCGGCTTGCAAACCCTCGCCGAATTGCTCGACGGCTTCAGCGCGCGGGCCTTGACCGACGCCGATGCGACGCGCCTGGCGGCGGCGCTGGCGGCCTACAAGGCCGACTTGCCAGCCCGGGTGCGCCAGTTGCGGGGACAATTTCAAGAGACGGATCCCAGTGAGGCACAGCAGCTGGATTTCCATACTGCATACGAGTTGCTGTATCGCTTCGTCGAAGACCTGCATGGCTACGCCCAGACCCACGCGTCACTGGCCGATCACCGCCACGAACGTGAGCGCTGGGACGAACCCTTCGTGTCGCAGACCAATGGCCTGGCCGCCGCGGCTGCGGGTTTTCGTGCCGCCTTCATCCTGGTGGTGCTGGGCAGCTATTGGGTCGCCACGGCCTGGCCGAGCGGTGCGACCATGACGATGATCGCCGCCGCCACCGTGGGCTTGTCGGCCGCCACGCCGAACCCCAAGCGCATGGCGTTCCAGATGGCCTGCGGCACGTTGTTCGGGGCGTTGATCGGGTTCGTCGAGATGTTCTTCATCTTCCCGTTGATCGACGGCTTCCCCTTGCTCTGCGTGATGTTGGCGCCGGTGATAATGCTGGGCGCGTTCCTCAGCTCACGTGCGCAATATGCCGGGGTGGGGCTGGGCCTGCTGATTTTTTTCAGCACCGGCTCGGTGCCGGACAACCTGACGGTCTACAACCCCTACGCCTTCATCAACGACTACCTCGCGATGATCCTTGGCATGCTGGTGTGTGCGGCTGCCGGGGCGATCATCCTGCCGCCCAACAGCCGCTGGATGTGGCGCCGGCTTGAACAGGACCTGCGCGAACAAGTGGTGTTCGCCATCAGTGGCAAGCTCAAGGGCCTGGCGTCGGGATTCGAGAGCCGTACCCGCGATCTGCTGCACCAGGCCTACGGGCTGGCGGCGGGGCAGCCCCGGGTGCAATGGGACTTGCTGCGCTGGATGTTCGTGGTGCTGGAAGTCGGCCACGCGATCATCGAGTTGCGTAAGGAACAGGCGACGCTGCCGGTGCATCCGGCCTATGCCGAAAGCCAGCCATGGCGCCAGGCAATCCGGGTGATGGGGCGGGCGCTGGTGCGGCTGTTCCGCCAGCCCGGCCAGAACAACCTGGAGCGTGCCCTGGTCGCGGTGGACCAGGCCATCAGCCGGGTCCAGGCTACCGACGAACCTTTCGCCGCGCATTTCGACACTTCCGCCCTGCGCCGGGTAAAGAGCTACCTGCACTTCATCCGCACCTCGCTGCTGGACCGGCAATCACCCTTGGCGGCTTATGCCGCGTCGCTGCCCCAGGAACCTGAACATGCTCCGTGA
- a CDS encoding efflux transporter outer membrane subunit — protein MPRCISRELKTLSVWVLTLTLSGCIGMGGIAPQGELLSANQLATDTAIREAARDAHWPTRQWWKVYGDPQLDRWIDLAVRDSPSLAMAVARVRQAKAMAGVAEAAESLQINGESALKRHNWPTDQFYGPGELANTTTWDNNAALGLSYALDLWGRERSASERAVDLAHASVAEARQAQLELQDNIVRAYIRFSLHYAQRDIVAATLHQQEQILELAQKRLDGGIGTHFEVSQAQAPLPETHRQLDALDEAIALSRNQLAALAGKGPGDGARLQRPTLALGAPLKLPSALPAELLGQRPDVVAARWQVAAQAHGVEVARAGFYPNVDLVGSLGYMATGGGALEFLTGKKLTYNVGPAISLPIFDGERLRGELGEAAAGYDIAVVHYNQTLVSALRSISDQLIRRESMDKQQAFAAESVAAAQRTYDIALVAFQRGLTDYLNVLNAQSLLFKQQQVQQQVDAARLSAHADLVTALGGGLEAGSDMPVASDAPWRGSLLPLGCEAAPGSSDGCRAVPSGGCCAPKREQAPSPRF, from the coding sequence GTGCCGCGTTGCATCAGCAGAGAGCTGAAGACTCTCAGTGTTTGGGTTTTGACGCTGACCCTCAGCGGCTGTATCGGGATGGGAGGGATCGCGCCGCAAGGCGAGCTCTTGTCGGCCAACCAGTTGGCGACCGATACGGCGATACGCGAGGCCGCCCGCGACGCTCACTGGCCGACCCGTCAGTGGTGGAAAGTCTATGGTGACCCGCAGCTGGATCGCTGGATCGACCTGGCTGTGCGAGACAGCCCGAGCCTGGCCATGGCCGTCGCTCGGGTGCGCCAGGCCAAGGCCATGGCGGGTGTCGCCGAGGCCGCCGAGTCGCTGCAGATCAATGGCGAGTCGGCCCTCAAGCGCCACAACTGGCCCACCGATCAGTTCTATGGCCCTGGCGAACTGGCCAACACCACCACGTGGGACAACAACGCCGCCCTGGGCTTGAGCTACGCCCTGGACCTGTGGGGCCGCGAGCGCAGCGCCAGCGAGCGGGCCGTCGACCTGGCCCATGCCAGCGTCGCCGAGGCGCGGCAGGCGCAGCTGGAATTGCAGGACAACATCGTGCGCGCCTACATCCGGTTTTCGCTGCATTACGCCCAGCGCGACATCGTCGCCGCGACCCTCCATCAGCAAGAGCAGATCCTCGAACTGGCGCAGAAGCGCCTGGACGGTGGCATCGGCACCCATTTCGAAGTCAGCCAGGCCCAGGCGCCATTGCCGGAAACCCACCGTCAGCTCGATGCCCTCGACGAAGCCATTGCCCTGAGCCGCAATCAATTGGCGGCGCTGGCCGGCAAGGGCCCGGGCGACGGCGCGCGCCTGCAACGGCCGACTCTGGCGCTGGGGGCTCCGTTGAAACTGCCATCGGCATTGCCCGCCGAACTGCTCGGCCAGCGCCCGGATGTGGTTGCCGCGCGCTGGCAAGTAGCAGCCCAGGCCCATGGGGTCGAGGTGGCTCGCGCGGGTTTTTACCCCAACGTCGACTTGGTCGGTAGCCTGGGTTACATGGCTACTGGCGGTGGGGCGCTGGAGTTCCTGACCGGCAAGAAGCTCACCTACAACGTCGGCCCGGCCATTTCGCTGCCGATCTTCGATGGCGAACGCCTGCGTGGCGAGTTGGGCGAGGCTGCGGCGGGTTATGACATCGCCGTGGTGCACTACAACCAGACGCTGGTGAGTGCCCTCAGGAGCATTTCCGACCAGTTGATCCGCCGTGAGTCGATGGACAAGCAACAGGCCTTCGCCGCCGAATCGGTGGCCGCCGCCCAGCGCACCTACGACATCGCGCTGGTGGCGTTCCAGCGGGGGCTTACCGACTACCTCAACGTACTCAACGCCCAGAGCCTGCTGTTCAAGCAACAACAGGTGCAACAGCAGGTAGACGCCGCGCGGTTGAGCGCCCATGCCGACCTGGTCACCGCATTGGGCGGCGGACTGGAGGCCGGCAGCGACATGCCTGTGGCAAGCGATGCCCCGTGGCGAGGGAGCTTGCTCCCGCTGGGCTGCGAAGCAGCCCCAGGTTCTTCAGATGGGTGCCGCGCCGTCCCTTCAGGTGGGTGCTGCGCACCCAAGCGGGAGCAAGCTCCTTCGCCACGATTCTGA
- a CDS encoding LysR family transcriptional regulator, whose amino-acid sequence MDTLQNMRAFSCVAEAGSFTAAAAQLDTTTANVSRAVSNLEAHLQTRLLNRTTRRIALTEAGKRYLLRCEQILAYVEEAEAEASDAHARPAGQLKVHTMTGIGQHFVIDAIARYRKTHPDVTFDLTLANRVPDILDEGYDVSIVLASELPDSGFVSQRLGITYSIVCASPAYVKASGCPQKPSDLLNHACLRLVSPVIPLEKWVFDGPEGQEMVTINSSPFLVNSADAMKTAITSGMGVGVLPVYAAIEGLRNGTLVRVMPNYRSQELNLYAIYPSRQYLDAKIKTWVEYLRGSLPEILAAHQAELTAYELSGSLTGTRVAN is encoded by the coding sequence ATGGACACTTTGCAAAACATGCGTGCGTTCAGCTGTGTTGCCGAAGCCGGCAGCTTCACCGCCGCCGCCGCGCAACTCGACACCACCACGGCCAACGTCTCGCGCGCGGTTTCCAACCTGGAAGCGCATCTGCAAACCCGTCTGCTCAACCGCACCACTCGCCGCATCGCCCTGACCGAAGCCGGCAAACGCTACCTGCTGCGGTGCGAGCAGATCCTGGCGTATGTCGAAGAGGCGGAAGCCGAGGCCAGCGATGCCCATGCGCGCCCGGCCGGGCAACTGAAAGTTCATACCATGACCGGCATCGGCCAGCATTTCGTCATCGATGCCATCGCCCGTTATCGCAAGACACACCCGGACGTGACCTTCGACCTGACCCTGGCCAACCGGGTGCCAGACATCCTCGACGAGGGCTACGACGTCTCGATCGTACTCGCCAGCGAGTTACCGGATTCCGGCTTCGTGTCCCAGCGCCTGGGCATCACCTACAGCATCGTCTGCGCGTCGCCCGCCTACGTGAAGGCCAGCGGCTGCCCGCAGAAGCCCAGCGATCTGCTGAACCACGCCTGCCTGCGCCTGGTCAGCCCGGTCATTCCGCTGGAGAAATGGGTGTTCGACGGCCCGGAAGGCCAGGAGATGGTCACCATCAACAGTTCACCGTTTCTGGTGAATTCCGCCGATGCGATGAAAACCGCGATCACCAGCGGCATGGGCGTGGGCGTGCTGCCGGTGTACGCCGCCATCGAAGGCTTGCGCAACGGCACGCTGGTGCGGGTCATGCCCAACTACCGTTCCCAGGAACTGAACCTCTACGCCATCTACCCTTCGCGCCAGTACCTGGATGCGAAGATCAAGACGTGGGTCGAATACCTGCGAGGCTCGTTGCCGGAAATCCTCGCGGCGCACCAGGCCGAACTGACGGCCTATGAATTGAGTGGAAGCTTGACGGGGACACGGGTCGCGAACTGA